The genomic region TTTCTCCGTGACTCACACGGAATTCAGCAGTTTCACGAAAGGTGTGGCCCAAGCGATGGATCTTCTTtggggttgttttatttttccgccaCCACCGGATTGTCGATATGTTCAACGCCGGCTCGGAAGTGCGTAATGGGTGGAAagactttcctttccttttttttcggttcttTTGTTTGCCCTTCACACATTGCCGATGTTCCTCCCCGGAATCCTCCAAAGTTGACCATCATTTTCTCAGGTGTGAGAACGTCCCGAACCTTCAACCCCCCGAAAAATACTTCGCGACGACCCATCACGGCGATGCCGGCGCAATGTATCGTTTGGACCGACGCTGTCGGTCATTAGTTTTTCCCGCGCCGATCTACGCCTGCTGATCCACGCGGGCTGCGAAGACGACCCAAAATtataagcaaagaaaaatcaacgttaaaaaaaacggcacaaGCGGTAATCACATAAGTGGCCACTTCCGTCACGATCCGCGGcgggcgacgacgacgacgacggcgatgaGTTTTGATGCCTTTTTAACTCACGTGATCATCGGGATCGTCGGGGAAAGGGGGAGAAGAAGATGTGGTGCGTTCAAGAACCCGCAAGGATGGTACGTTTACCTTTTCCCCGAAAATTGCTCAATAGGAGTATTTGCTTTTTTCGGTTGGATAATTTGTGCGTCCGTCCGCCAACACCCCATTCCCCCGTCTCATTCCCTATTTCTTCTTGGGAGGCTTCGAAGGGATGAagaaaatgggtggaaatacgccAAATAAACCCAAAAGCCTTTAACACGGCGTACGACACTGGGGTAGagcggggagggggaaaaccaatcaaatcccACGCTGTGTTCGTCCGTTGGTCGCTTGGTTGGTCAATGGTCGGTTTTACTAGCGTGTCCGAATTTTCTAACGCAACGGGGACAACGAATTCCAATTATTTTATACGACGAttcttgcttgttttttctttctttgttttctccAACTCCGCTGGTGGaagaattgattttgtttttcgttagaAAAAGCCCAAAAATCGCGACGGCCGCTATCCGTCACCCCAACACCCGGAAAAATGCCGGCAACGTGGTTAGACAGCATGGAAAAACTAAGGAGCATTTTTAAttgagaggaaaaacaaaacttaacttaacaaaaaaacgcCGCACCGCGGGCATGACCTACATATCCGCTTTATCAGCCGGCCGGCCGGATCATTTTTGGAGCGTGTCGAAACACAGTTTTGGCACCAGTataaattcatttatttatgggtgcGTGCATTTATATGGGACCGTGTTTTAAGTTTCGCCAATAACGAATCCGGAAAAATAAAGGCGTTTCATGggtttgcaaaaaacaaaacaaaaatcaaccagATACACACGATAGCAGTGTGGTAAAATTTAAACGAAAGGTAGGAAAAGAAACTGGAAGTGTGATAAACTAATTAAAgtgaattataaaaaaatcttgtATCGAaaccggaggaaaaaaaatggttagAGAGTGAGGTTTATGTGCTTTCGCTTGACCCAGTgagaggaaggaaggaagcatgTGGAAAGTAGGAGTATGCATTAACGCAACAATTCACCGTTTTATACAAAGTAAAATATACAACATATTTTTGTCAGCAGGAGGACTGTTCAGATAAGCAGCAGACTGAtattagcacaatttttaacacGAACCGCATCGCACACTAAACGGGAAACCTCACACCTTATTAAGCGTAATGTTTCTGAATACAatataaatttacaaaaaatagaATGAGTGCGTGAATATATAAAAAGAAAGTCTGACAATACCATTTTTATCACTGCCTCTTATCAAATTGATATGAGTTTTAACTCAACTAGTAACACTCTCTACATTCTCATAGCTGATACGTTTAAACATTCTCACTCAAAGTTCACGCtaaatgaaatatcaaacaagaAATTATATCAATTAAACGAGACAACCTAATGGAAAGTTAATAGGATAAGACCACGGGAGTTATCGACTCCTTCAGTATCAGAAACTGAGCAAGAAACGTATCATATAACACGCCTACAAGTACGGACATAGTTTACTTAACACGTGCGAGTGATAATTCCAGTCCACATGGCTGGATGAAGGTATGATAGCATTTATCTCCTACTAGCCTACCGATTGCAAAAGTTTACAGCATTGGCAGCAGCTGGTTTTCAAGCCAATACAATTGATCGAAACAAAACGTGCGAGGAACCAATAAATTAGAATCATAAGTTTCACCCATCGTTCTAATGGATCACTTTTAGGTATATAAGTAATAGCAAGAAAATCttcgaatgaatgaaaagctcggaatgataatttattaatgAGAAAGCATGTATTTGATCGTAGGGTTAAGTTCTTTGCTTCTAGttaaatttttatcattaAGCATCCTGACCGTCGATAACAGTTTTCATCTCAAAACGAGAAACGTTAGCATTCTCAGTACATTTGAGATCGACTGTTTGTACTATAATGCTCATCCCAATACTCTTGATTCATACTATTGCTCTTATAATTACTATCACTATTATGATTAACATTTACTTGTAGAGTAACGGAATTGTCCGTATCGTCATCATATTTCTTTTAAGGTCCTACCCTCTATTAATCCCGTACGCAGAGCGAGGAATCGACTAGAATACTTAAGGCTTTGTAGAGACTGCTAAGAAATCTAAGTAAATAAAAGCAAACCCGGAGACTGTTGGACGAAATAGAAAtgttgtttcaattattttactCTTTTTCGTTGTATAAATTATATTGAAAGAACCTAGAATTCCGCTACTCCTTTATTTAGTCCTTTTATTAATCAGCTATCCGAATTATGCATTCATCAAACCCGTGCTGATTAGTGGTTGAATCCCGAGCCAAATAATGTGTAGATCGACtatcaaattgaaatgaaaattacaattggtttaaaaaatttatCAATCACGTGGTCGTCAATTCAAATTATCCACAGGCTTGAGTCCTGACTAATACCGGTTCGTAAACGGTTAGTTCAGAATACATTcagttaattaattaattattgcATGCAAttgaagtgattttaaagaatGTTTATTATGTTGCCAGCAAATTAGACtgtgaaaacattgaaaagatTAATTTTGTATTTGGATTTTAAACCGTAAATCTTAAGGTCGTTGAAACGGTTACTAGCGGTCGAAGAAACCGGTTGACGGAGTACCGATAGTTATACACTGGAGTTCAATACTTCGTGCTTGTCAAAAAGATTCACGGTCTCGTGCATCCTTCGTGAAATTGTTCGATTGTGGTTTGTAAACACACACTAGTGATGAGTCTTACGATTCTTTTCACGGATCGACCCGGAATCGAGTCCGTCCCTAGAAGAGTCGATTCCGGCTAGTGATgagcgggtcgacccgaacctatCGGGTCGGAGCGATCCGTAAGCGACCCCGAGCGGTTCGGGTCGTATTCCAGGTTCCAACGacttcgggtcgacccgtgggTGTAGCTGTCCATATGCGATTTCGACCCGTTGGTTtgggtcgacccgtaggtgcaacgactccgggtcgaccagtaggtgcagctgtccatatgcgagttcgacccgttggttcgcgttgacccgaactcgttgcaccttCGGGTCGGAATCGATTCTTCTAGGGACGGACTCGATTCCGGGTCGATCCGTGAAAAGAATCGTAAGACTTATCACTAAttccgacccgtaggtgcaacttCGGGTCGACtcgaaccaacgggtcgaactcgcatatggacAGCTGCACCAActggtcgacccggagtcgttggaACCTGGAATACGACCCGAACCGCTCCGGGTCGCTTACGAATCGCTCCGACCCGataggttcgggtcgacccgctcATCACTAACACACACGAAACTGACTTTGTACATGCTGAGGGGGCTGGTGGGACTGGTGGCGGGCGGGTGGATGGTGCGAAGTATGTTTACTACGCGAAGAGCATATTTGAATCTTCCTTCCCGCAGCTCAATGTCTCAAGACTCGCGGAGAGTGAGAGGCAAGAAAAGGAACGAACAGGTGGACGAGGTGTAGGATGATGGACCTCGACGAAGCGTCGCTTTCACGTGCGTGAATCGAATACGCTACGTTCAGTTCGTTCCCGTTATCTCCTACGAGCGGTGGCATCCGGCTAGGGGCGGCCTCCGTGCCACgaagtgcgtgtgtatgtttcTGGGCGTATCGAGAAGAAGCAAACCGGATTGTCCACACGGCAGACTGTTTGCAGCGTGTTTATGACACACCAACAGATTTTGACCAGGTAAGTCGTACAAAGCGACTCGCGAGGTCAGGGTCGCGCTCTGCTGTTCaaatgtttagtttttatttttacgtaAGTGTTCccgaaccgtttttttttcaccgtcTTCCCTCGTGTCGTGTCCGTACGGTTCGATGACGATTTCATCATCGCGGTCAATGCGCGCTTTCTCCGGATTCCTTTGGCTGTCATGGGGAGGCGTTAAATACACGTGTGAAAATGGGCGCGGACACTTCGAGCATTTGTGAAGACGGTCTAAAACAATcgtttcttcatcttcttaaTTTTTAGGAAATTTCTGGACGAGCGTCGTTTTAATGTTACCGAAATCCTTCACTGTGGACACCGATTATAACTTCTAGAACGACGCAAGCATGTCCGTGAGGAGGCTATTAAAATATGGCATCGCGGGCGGTACCGTCCTCGGGACGGGATTGAGCCTGCACGCGAACGACTACGACATCAACTCGGTCGGAATTGTCCGCCTCGGTCGGGCCGGTGCGACCGTGTTCGATATCGCCACCACCTACAAGGCAAAGCTGTACAGCCGCGAGTGGCCCGACAAGAAGGCGGCCGAGTATGTGCAgctgaaaagtgaaacccacCGTGCGGCGGCGGAAAAGCTGCTCGACCTGTGCCGCACGAACCGTGGCGTGTACATTAAGGTTGGCCAGCACATCGGTGCCCTGGAGTACCTGCTGCCACCGGAGTACGTCAACACGATGAAGGTGCTGCACAGTAACGCACCGCAGAACCCGGTCGAGGATCTGTACCGGGTGATCCGGCAGGATTTGCGGGTGGAACCGGACGAGCTGTTCGAATCGTTCGATCCACAACCGCTCGGGACGGCCTCGTTGGCACAAGTGCACCGGGCAACGCTACGAGATGGACGTGAGGTGGCGGTCAAGGTGCAGCATCCATACGTAAAGGGCAACTCGATCGTGGACATCAAGACGATGGAAGTGCTGGTCAAGCTGGTCGCCTGGACCTTCCCGGATTTTAAGTTTCAGTGGTTGGTGGACGAATCAAAGCGTAACCTTCCCGTCGAGCTTGATTTTGCCAACGAGGGCCGCAATGCGGACAAGGTGCGTGAAATGTTCCGCCACTATCGCTGGCTAAAGATTCCGGGCGTCATCTGGGAGTACACAACGTCCCGGGTGCTCATGATGGAGTACACGAAGGGTGGACAGGTGAACGATCTTGAGTATATCCAGCGCGAGCGGCTCGACCCGTACGATATAGCGAACAAGATTGGCCAGTTGTACGCGAACATGATCTTCCTGAAGGGCTTCGTGCACAGCGACCCCCATCCGGGCAATATCCTAGTGCGAAAGGCAGCACCTGGTTCCGGCGGCAGTGGCACGGAGATTGTCCTACTCGATCACGGATTGTACGCGGAGCTGTCGGAGAAGTTCCGGTACAACTACTCCAAACTGTGGCTCAGTATACTGCGTGTCGACCAGGCCGGTATGAAGAAGTATGCGCAGGCACTCGGAGTGGAGGGCAGCATGTGGGGATTGTTTGCGTGTATGGTCACCGGAAGGCCTTGGAACTCGGTCAT from Anopheles coustani chromosome 3, idAnoCousDA_361_x.2, whole genome shotgun sequence harbors:
- the LOC131271815 gene encoding aarF domain-containing kinase 1; this translates as MSVRRLLKYGIAGGTVLGTGLSLHANDYDINSVGIVRLGRAGATVFDIATTYKAKLYSREWPDKKAAEYVQLKSETHRAAAEKLLDLCRTNRGVYIKVGQHIGALEYLLPPEYVNTMKVLHSNAPQNPVEDLYRVIRQDLRVEPDELFESFDPQPLGTASLAQVHRATLRDGREVAVKVQHPYVKGNSIVDIKTMEVLVKLVAWTFPDFKFQWLVDESKRNLPVELDFANEGRNADKVREMFRHYRWLKIPGVIWEYTTSRVLMMEYTKGGQVNDLEYIQRERLDPYDIANKIGQLYANMIFLKGFVHSDPHPGNILVRKAAPGSGGSGTEIVLLDHGLYAELSEKFRYNYSKLWLSILRVDQAGMKKYAQALGVEGSMWGLFACMVTGRPWNSVIHGVDKVQQDDAEKELIQNEGKLVLPHISDVLEKVDRQMLLVLKTNDLIRGIETTLKTQNRMTAFWVMSKCCVKSIGSQEYLSASGTWTKLATCLQEQWAILKLNLYYLYRGIVTLHLFSALKMIL